One Hydrogenispora ethanolica genomic region harbors:
- a CDS encoding aspartyl-phosphate phosphatase Spo0E family protein — protein MQQTELNPIDILKQQIAASRRMLHDLWNAHGASDPTVVAASVELDRLINQYHRLKWERADRPDYQEVSE, from the coding sequence ATGCAACAAACAGAGCTAAATCCGATCGATATCCTAAAACAGCAGATCGCCGCCAGCCGCCGGATGCTTCATGATCTCTGGAACGCCCACGGCGCTAGCGACCCAACCGTCGTGGCCGCCAGCGTCGAGCTGGATCGTTTGATCAACCAGTACCACCGGCTGAAGTGGGAGCGGGCGGACCGGCCGGATTATCAAGAGGTTTCGGAATAG